A stretch of Miscanthus floridulus cultivar M001 chromosome 13, ASM1932011v1, whole genome shotgun sequence DNA encodes these proteins:
- the LOC136501765 gene encoding polyamine oxidase 1-like: MSSSTSSALVLAAAVLLALTLAHYGSLAATVGPRVIVVGAGMSGISAAKRLSDDGITDLLILEATDHIGGRMHKKNFAGINVEVGANWVEGVNGGKMNPIWPIVNSTLKLRNFRSDFDYLAQNVYKEDGSLYDEDYVQKRIDRADGVEKLGEKLSGTLHASGRDDMPILAMQRLNDHQPNGPATPVDMVVDFYKFDYEVAEPPRVTSLQNVVPLSTFSHFGDDVYFVADQRGYEAVVYYLAGQFLKTDRSGKIVDPRLQLNKVVREISYSPGGVTVKTEDNSVYRADYVMVSASLGVLQSALIQFKPQLPAWKVTAIYQFDMAVYTKIFLKFPKKFWPEGKGREFFLYASSRRGYYGVWQEFEKQYPGANVLLVTVTDEESRRIEQQSDNQTKAEIMQVLRKMFPGKDVPDATDILVPRWWSDRFYKGTFSNWPIGVNRYEYDQLRAPVGRVYFTGEHTSEHYNGYVHGAYLSGIDSAEILINCAQKKMCKYHVQGKYD; encoded by the exons ATGAGTTCCTCCACGTCTAGTGCTCTCGTGCTAGCAGCAGCAGTACTCCTAGCACTGACCTTAGCCCACTATGGCTCCCTCGCCGCAACCGTCGGACCCAGGGTCATCGTCGTCGGCGCCGGCATGTCCG GGATCTCGGcggcgaagaggctgtcggacGACGGGATAACCGACCTGCTGATCCTGGAAGCGACGGACCACATCGGCGGCCGGATGCACAAGAAGAACTTCGCCGGCATCAACGTCGAGGTTGGCGCCAACTGGGTGGAGGGCGTGAACGGCGGCAAGATGAACCCCATCTGGCCCATCGTCAACTCCACGCTCAAGCTCCGGAACTTCCGCTCCGACTTTGATTACCTCGCCCAGAACGTCTACAAGGAGGA CGGTAGCCTCTACGATGAAGATTATGTTCAGAAGAGAATTGACCGAGCTGATGGTGTGGAAAAGCTCGGGGAGAAACTCTCTGGCACTTTGCACGCCAGTGGCAGGGACGACATGCCTATCCTTGCAATGCAGCGCCTCAACGATCA CCAGCCGAACGGGCCGGCGACGCCGGTGGACATGGTGGTAGACTTCTACAAGTTCGACTACGAGGTCGCGGAGCCGCCGCGGGTGACCAGCCTGCAGAAcgtcgtccctctctcgaccttCAGCCACTTCGGCGACGACGTctacttcgtcgccgaccagcggGGCTACGAGGCCGTCGTGTACTACCTCGCCGGCCAGTTCCTCAAGACCGACAGGTCTGGAAAGATCGTCGACCCGCGGCTGCAGCTCAACaag GTGGTGCGAGAGATCAGCTATTCCCCGGGTGGCGTCACCGTGAAGACGGAGGACAACTCGGTGTACAGGGCAGACTATGTTATGGTTTCTGCAAGCCTGGGTGTCCTGCAATCCGCTCTCATTCAGTTCAAGCCGCAGCTACCT GCATGGAAGGTTACGGCGATCTACCAATTCGACATGGCCGTGTACACCAAGATCTTCCTTAAGTTCCCCAAGAAGTTCTGGCCTGAAGGGAAAGGGAGAGAGTTCTTCCTCTACGCGAGCAGCAGGAGAGGTTACTATGGAGTGTGGCAG GAGTTTGAGAAGCAGTATCCTGGTGCCAACGTCCTCCTTGTCACCGTGACCGACGAGGAGTCGAGGCGTATTGAGCAGCAGTCGGACAACCAGACCAAGGCAGAGATCATGCAAGTGCTGAGGAAGATGTTCCCCGGCAAGGACGTCCCGGATGCCACCGACATCCTTGTCCCGAGATGGTGGTCTGACAGGTTCTACAAGGGCACCTTCTCCAATTGGCCAATTGGTGTCAACCGCTACGAATACGACCAGCTTAGG GCACCGGTTGGAAGGGTATACTTCACCGGTGAGCATACCAGCGAGCACTACAATGGCTATGTCCATGGCGCTTATCTTTCAG GTATCGACTCTGCTGAAATTCTCATCAACTGCGCCCAGAAAAAGATGTGCAAGTACCATGTCCAGGGCAAGTATGACTAG
- the LOC136499650 gene encoding uncharacterized protein, which translates to MAGDMELAGVLSSGVQPSLPPQQPGEFGSKNSVPEVVMDVASPRTAQVGVVHGNPDDDKEQRVRCLKYSQKALGFAVCTFIGYAANASTNTAFKMAIAPFFLAICADLLSLKTKAKLGSALFYFSSLHLFLMTYLIFIAFDMDHAYAILFLALVVFASHVQQKLWPPKPPPPDAQAAQQSADERNKAWSKELDSIFEMSALILNWSSFVSVIMTVVRHFITAAGKDNDEIAPGAVGLLFFLTIILGIYLMLASTVRSPALNLPTKYLDVVLICLLLGTLIATVMTFR; encoded by the exons ATGGCCGGTGACATGGAGCTCGCCGGCGTGCTCAGTTCAGGG GTACAACCTTCTCTACCTCCGCAACAGCCAGGCGAGTTTGGAAGCAAAAATTCAGTACCTGAGGTTGTAATGGACGTTGCATCGCCGAGAACTGCACAG GTCGGCGTTGTCCATGGCAACCCAGATGACGATAAGGAACAGCGTGTGCGTTGCCTGAAATACTCGCAGAAGGCCCTCGGCTTCGCCGTCTGCACGTTTATCGGATACGCGGCCAATGCATCAACCAACACGGCCTTCAAGATGGCGATCGCACCCTTCTTTCTCGCCATCTGCGCCGACCTCCTGTCGCTCAAGACGAAGGCGAAGCTGGGTAGTGCCCTGTTCTACTTCTCATCGCTGCACCTGTTCCTCATGACGTACCTCATCTTCATCGCGTTCGACATGGACCACGCCTACGCCATCCTCTTCCTCGCGCTCGTCGTCTTCGCCTCCCACGTCCAGCAGAAGCTATGGCcgcccaagccgccgccgccggacgcGCAGGCGGCGCAGCAGAGCGCCGATGAGAGGAACAAGGCTTGGAGCAAGGAGCTGGACAGCATCTTCGAGATGTCCGCTCTGATCCTTAACTGGAGCAGCTTCGTCAGCGTGATCATGACCGTGGTCCGGCACTTCATCACTGCTGCTGGGAAAGACAATGACGAGATCGCGCCAGGGGCTGTTGGGCTCCTATTCTTCCTCACCATCATTCTTGGCATCTATCTGATGCTGGCCTCGACTGTGAGGAGTCCGGCACTGAATCTCCCTACCAAGTATCTTGATGTCGTGCTCATCTGCCTTCTCCTCGGCACTCTTATCGCCACCGTCATGACGTTCAGGTAA